Proteins found in one Pyrus communis chromosome 15, drPyrComm1.1, whole genome shotgun sequence genomic segment:
- the LOC137717338 gene encoding CBL-interacting serine/threonine-protein kinase 8-like isoform X1 has protein sequence MVVRKVGKYEVGRTIGEGTFAKVKFAQNTETGESVAMKVLDRTTIIKHKMVDQIKREISIMKLVRHPYVVRLHEVLASRTKIYIILEFITGGELFDKIVRHGRLSEGEARRYFQQLIDGVDYCHSKGVYHRDLKPENLLLDSLGNLKISDFGLSALPEQGVSLLRTTCGTPNYVAPEVLSHKGYDGAVADVWSCGVILYVLLAGYLPFDELDLTTLYSKIEKADFTCPSWFPVGAKSLIHRILETNPENRIKIEQIRNDEWFQKNYVPARLLEYEDVNLDDVNAVFDDADSEQEQRAIEHHGNEDMGPLVLNAFDLIILSQGLNLATMFDRGKDSMKYQTRFVSQKPAKVVLSSMEVVAQSMGFKTHIRNYKMRVEGLSANKTSHFSIILEIFEVAPTYYMVDIQKAAGDASEFLKFYKNFCSNLEDIIWKPPTETSKSRISKSRSKKR, from the exons atggtggTGAGGAAAGTGGGAAAGTATGAGGTTGGGAGGACGATCGGCGAAGGGACCTTCGCCAAGGTGAAGTTTGCTCAGAACACTGAGACGGGTGAGAGTGTCGCCATGAAAGTGCTGGATCGCACTACCATCATTAAACACAAGATGGTCGACCAG ATCAAGAGGGAAATATCTATCATGAAGCTTGTCAGGCATCCCTACGTTGTTCGTCTGCACGAG GTTCTAGCGAGCCGTACTAAGATTTATATAATCTTGGAGTTCATTACTGGTGGTGAATTGTTTGATAAAATC GTTCGTCATGGGCGACTAAGTGAAGGTGAAGCCAGGAGGTACTTCCAACAGCTTATTGATGGGGTGGATTATTGCCACAGCAAGGGAGTATATCATAGAGACTTAAAG CCGGAGAATCTGTTGCTTGATTCTCttggaaatttaaaaatttcCGATTTTGGTCTGAGTGCATTGCCTGAACAA GGAGTCAGCCTCCTTCGGACAACCTGTGGCACCCCTAACTATGTAGCACCTGAG GTACTCAGTCACAAGGGTTATGATGGTGCCGTGGCAGATGTTTGGTCCTGTGGGGTCATCCTTTATGTTCTGTTGGCAGGTTATCTTCCGTTTGATGAGCTTGACCTAACCACACTATATAGTAAG ATTGAGAAAGCAGACTTCACATGCCCGTCTTGGTTTCCAGTGGGAGCAAAATCCTTGATCCACAGAATTTTAGAAACAAACCCTGAAAAT CGTATTAAAATTGAACAGATCAGAAATGATGAGTGGTTTCAGAAGAATTATGTTCCTGCCCGATTACTTGAATATGAAGATGTAAATCTGGATGATGTGAATGCTGTTTTTGATGATGCCGACTCTGAG CAGGAACAAAGGGCTATCGAGCACCACGGAAATGAAGACATGGGTCCTTTAGTTCTTAATGCATTTGACTTAATAATTTTATCTCAAGGCTTAAACCTCGCAACAATGTTTGACCGTGGAAAG GATTCTATGAAATATCAGACGCGCTTTGTTTCACAAAAGCCAGCAAAGGTTGTATTATCCAGTATGGAAGTTGTTGCCCAGTCAATGGGATTCAAGACACACATTCGCAACTATAAG ATGAGAGTGGAGGGTCTTTCAGCAAATAAAACTTCTCATTTCTCCATTATTCTTGAA ATTTTTGAAGTTGCTCCGACCTATTACATGGTAGACATTCAGAAAGCCGCCGGAGATGCTAGTGAATTCCTCAAG TTTTACAAGAACTTCTGTAGCAATCTTGAGGATATCATCTGGAAACCTCCTACTGAAACTAGCAAGTCGAGGATCAGCAAGAGTAGAAGTAAGAAGCGCTGA
- the LOC137717338 gene encoding CBL-interacting serine/threonine-protein kinase 8-like isoform X2, with product MVVRKVGKYEVGRTIGEGTFAKVKFAQNTETGESVAMKVLDRTTIIKHKMVDQIKREISIMKLVRHPYVVRLHEVLASRTKIYIILEFITGGELFDKIVRHGRLSEGEARRYFQQLIDGVDYCHSKGVYHRDLKPENLLLDSLGNLKISDFGLSALPEQGVSLLRTTCGTPNYVAPEVLSHKGYDGAVADVWSCGVILYVLLAGYLPFDELDLTTLYSKIEKADFTCPSWFPVGAKSLIHRILETNPENRIKIEQIRNDEWFQKNYVPARLLEYEDVNLDDVNAVFDDADSEEQRAIEHHGNEDMGPLVLNAFDLIILSQGLNLATMFDRGKDSMKYQTRFVSQKPAKVVLSSMEVVAQSMGFKTHIRNYKMRVEGLSANKTSHFSIILEIFEVAPTYYMVDIQKAAGDASEFLKFYKNFCSNLEDIIWKPPTETSKSRISKSRSKKR from the exons atggtggTGAGGAAAGTGGGAAAGTATGAGGTTGGGAGGACGATCGGCGAAGGGACCTTCGCCAAGGTGAAGTTTGCTCAGAACACTGAGACGGGTGAGAGTGTCGCCATGAAAGTGCTGGATCGCACTACCATCATTAAACACAAGATGGTCGACCAG ATCAAGAGGGAAATATCTATCATGAAGCTTGTCAGGCATCCCTACGTTGTTCGTCTGCACGAG GTTCTAGCGAGCCGTACTAAGATTTATATAATCTTGGAGTTCATTACTGGTGGTGAATTGTTTGATAAAATC GTTCGTCATGGGCGACTAAGTGAAGGTGAAGCCAGGAGGTACTTCCAACAGCTTATTGATGGGGTGGATTATTGCCACAGCAAGGGAGTATATCATAGAGACTTAAAG CCGGAGAATCTGTTGCTTGATTCTCttggaaatttaaaaatttcCGATTTTGGTCTGAGTGCATTGCCTGAACAA GGAGTCAGCCTCCTTCGGACAACCTGTGGCACCCCTAACTATGTAGCACCTGAG GTACTCAGTCACAAGGGTTATGATGGTGCCGTGGCAGATGTTTGGTCCTGTGGGGTCATCCTTTATGTTCTGTTGGCAGGTTATCTTCCGTTTGATGAGCTTGACCTAACCACACTATATAGTAAG ATTGAGAAAGCAGACTTCACATGCCCGTCTTGGTTTCCAGTGGGAGCAAAATCCTTGATCCACAGAATTTTAGAAACAAACCCTGAAAAT CGTATTAAAATTGAACAGATCAGAAATGATGAGTGGTTTCAGAAGAATTATGTTCCTGCCCGATTACTTGAATATGAAGATGTAAATCTGGATGATGTGAATGCTGTTTTTGATGATGCCGACTCTGAG GAACAAAGGGCTATCGAGCACCACGGAAATGAAGACATGGGTCCTTTAGTTCTTAATGCATTTGACTTAATAATTTTATCTCAAGGCTTAAACCTCGCAACAATGTTTGACCGTGGAAAG GATTCTATGAAATATCAGACGCGCTTTGTTTCACAAAAGCCAGCAAAGGTTGTATTATCCAGTATGGAAGTTGTTGCCCAGTCAATGGGATTCAAGACACACATTCGCAACTATAAG ATGAGAGTGGAGGGTCTTTCAGCAAATAAAACTTCTCATTTCTCCATTATTCTTGAA ATTTTTGAAGTTGCTCCGACCTATTACATGGTAGACATTCAGAAAGCCGCCGGAGATGCTAGTGAATTCCTCAAG TTTTACAAGAACTTCTGTAGCAATCTTGAGGATATCATCTGGAAACCTCCTACTGAAACTAGCAAGTCGAGGATCAGCAAGAGTAGAAGTAAGAAGCGCTGA
- the LOC137717337 gene encoding phosphoenolpyruvate carboxykinase (ATP) 1-like: MAQNNRAEIGGFNYSRTGSMGRHGLPKIQTQLEKSSAEVCHDDSTTPVKAKTIDELHSLQKKKSQPTTPITGSQGAFAATMSEEDRHRQQLQSISASLASLTRETGPKVVKGDPKSDGQKATHVEHHLYDASLFGVSDSALKFTHILYNLSPAELYEQAIKYEKGSFITASGALATLSGAKTGRSPRDKRVVKDEETEKELWWGKGSPNIEMDEHTFLVNRERAVDYLNSLDKVFVNDQFLNWDPQHRIKVRIVSARAYHSLFMHNMCIRPTPEELEDFGTPDFTIYNAGQFPCNRYTHHMTSSTSVDLNLSRREMVILGTQYAGEMKKGLFSVMHYLMPKRQILSLHSGCNMGKGGDVALFFGLSGTGKTTLSTDHNRYLIGDDEHCWSNNGVSNIEGGCYAKCIDLSKDKEPDIWNAIKFGTVLENVVFDEYNREVDYSEKSVTENTRAAYPIEYIPNAKIPCVGPHPKNVILLACDAFGVLPPVSKLSLAQTMYHFISGYTALVAGTEDGIKEPQATFSACFGAAFIMMHPTRYAAMLAEKMQKHGATGWLVNTGWSAGRYGTGNRIKLAYTRKIIDAIHSGDLLNATYTKTEVFGLEIPTEIEGVPSEILDPINTWSDKKSYKDTLLHLGGLFKKNFEVFTNHKIGKDNKLTGEILAAGPNF, translated from the exons atGGCTCAGAATAATAGGGCAGAAATTGGAGGGTTTAACTATTCAAGGACTGGAAGTATGGGACGCCATGGACTGCCGAAAATCCAAACCCAGCTTGAGAAGTCCTCGGCCGAGGTTTGCCACGATGACAGCACAACGCCGGTGAAGGCCAAGACGATCGACGAGCTCCACTCACTTCAGAAGAAGAAGTCGCAACCCACCACCCCCATCACCGGATCGCAGGGGGCTTTTGCCGCCACCATGTCTGAAGAGGATCGCCACAGGCAGCAGCTCCAGTCCATCAG TGCCTCATTGGCGTCGCTGACGAGGGAGACGGGGCCGAAGGTGGTGAAGGGGGACCCGAAGTCAGATGGGCAGAAGGCGACGCATGTTGAACATCATCTTTACGACGCTTCTCTCTTTGGCGTCAGTGATAGTGCCCTCAAGTTTACCCATATCCTTTACAATCTCTCTCCTGCTG AACTATATGAGCAAGCTATAAAGTACGAGAAAGGTTCGTTTATAACGGCATCGGGTGCGTTGGCCACTTTATCTGGGGCAAAAACTGGGCGTTCTCCAAGAGACAAACGAGTTGTCAAAGATGAAGAAACTGAAAAGGAGCTTTGGTGGGGAAA GGGCTCACCCAACATTGAAATGGACGAGCATACTTTCTTAGTGAACAGAGAAAGAGCTGTAGATTACTTGAATTCCTTGGACAAG GTTTTTGTGAATGATCAGTTTCTTAACTGGGATCCACAACACCGAATCAAAGTTAGGATTGTATCTGCGAGAGCTTACCACTCCCTCTTTATGCATAACAT GTGCATCCGCCCAACTCCTGAAGAGCTGGAGGATTTCGGTACTCCAGACTTCACAATATACAACGCCGGGCAGTTTCCATGTAACCGTTACACTCACCACATGACGTCCTCTACAAGCGTAGACCTCAATCTTTCTAGGAGGGAAATGGTCATCCTTGGCACCCAGTATGCTGGAGAAATGAAGAAAGGCCTGTTCAGTGTCATGCACTATCTCATGCCTAAGCGTCAAATCCTCTCCCTCCACTCTGGATGCAATATGGGGAAAGGCGGTGATGTTGCCCTTTTCTTTGGCTTATCTG GCACTGGGAAGACGACTCTGTCTACAGACCATAATCGGTATCTAATTGGAGATGATGAGCACTGCTGGAGCAACAATGGTGTGTCAAACATTGAAGGTGGTTGCTATGCCAAGTGCATTGATTTATCAAAGGACAAGGAACCAGATATTTGGAACGCTATCAAATTCGGGACTG ttttggagaatgttgtgttCGATGAGTATAATCGAGAAGTTGATTACTCAGAGAAATCTGTTACTG AAAACACCCGGGCAGCATATCCGATAGAGTATATACCGAATGCTAAAATACCGTGTGTTGGCCCCCATCCGAAAAATGTCATCCTCCTGGCATGTGATGCATTTGGTGTGCTTCCACCAGTGAGCAAGCTGAGCTTGGCTCAAACTATGTACCATTTCATCAGCGGTTACACTGCTTTG GTAGCTGGAACAGAAGATGGTATTAAGGAGCCACAAGCTACATTCTCAGCATGTTTCGGTGCAGCGTTTATCATGATGCATCCGACAAGGTATGCAGCAATGTTGGCTGAAAAGATGCAGAAGCACGGAGCCACAGGGTGGCTTGTTAACACAGGCTGGTCTGCAGGAAG GTATGGAACAGGTAACCGTATCAAATTAGCCTACACCAGGAAGATTATCGATGCGATCCACTCGGGGGACCTTCTGAATGCAACCTACACAAAGACTGAAGTTTTCGGTCTTGAGATTCCTACAGAGATTGAGGGTGTACCTTCAGAAATTCTGGATCCAATAAACACC TGGTCAGACAAGAAATCCTACAAAGACACACTACTTCATCTGGGTGGTCTGTTCAAGAAGAACTTCGAGGTGTTCACGAATCACAAGATCGGAAAGGACAACAAGCTGACCGGGGAAATTCTTGCAGCGGGTCCAAATTTTTGA